Genomic window (Streptomyces sp. NBC_01431):
CGGGGAGTTCGCTCCGGTTGTACGTCACGTCGTGTTGCGGTACGGAAGCCGCGGGGGCGGCGGCGGAGGCCTGACCGGCGAAGCCGAGGGCTGCGAACAGGGCGACGAACATGCTGATGAGGGCCGTCCACCACGTCGTGAGCTTGCTGGTTGCCATGACTTCCTCGCTTCTTCCGTGAGCAGGGTGTGCTTTTGGGTTGCCCGAATTGCGTTGTATCCGATGATGTGCGGGCAGTGCGGAGGAGGCGAGGAGCGACGCACCGTATCGCCGGATCTTCCGATGAACTACACACGGATGGAGCATCACCGATTGATATCGATCGGTGTGTATAGTCGGGCGGCAGAGGTCCCTTACGTCAAGGAAAGACGAGGTCGCGCGGTGAAGAAGCTTCTCCTGGTCGCACTGGCTGCCATCGGCGGGCTCCTCGTGTACCGCCAGATCCAGGCGGATCGCGCCGAGCAGGATCTGTGGACGGAGGCGACCGACTCCGTGCCCGCAGGTTCGGGTGTGTGAGACGAAGACCCGGTTGCGAAGCCCCGGCCACTGATGTGGCCGGGGCTTCGTGCTGTCCCGGGGCGGGTCCGTCCCCGGGCGCCGGTGTGTTCACGTAAGCGAATGGCTGACTTGCGAGGGCAAAGGTGGGGCGGGGCGACGTGAGGGCGAGGCACAACAGGTCCTGGACCGTGGCGGACGGGTCGCGAGCGACGGCGGGCAGCAGGTCGCGTGCGGCCGCACGCAGCAGGACCCGGGCAGTGGGGCGCAGGATCGGGGCGGTCGCAGGCGTGCTCTGCGCGCTGCTCGTGTCGCCGGGCCCCGCGCACGCGGCCGGGCAACCGCAGCCGTACCGGTATCCCGGCGGTGTGCAGGACGTGGCGGGGGCGGCGAAGAACACCGACGGGCCAGTGCTGAAGCCCGACACTGCCTATAGGTCGGTCATCAAGCCCCAAGGCAAGCTCTATTTCCAGGTCGTCCTGGACGGCACGAGCGACGCCTATGTGTCGGCGGTCGCCGTGCCGGGCCCGCCGGGTGCGAAGCTCGCGTACGGCGACTCCATCAAGGTGTCGCTCCAGAACGCCGACGGCGACACCTGCGACTCCCAGCGCCGTTCGATCGGCTCGGCGCAGTACCCGCACCCCATCGCCGCCTACGCCTATCGCGCGCTCCGCCGAAGCCTGTCGACCTGTCAGGAACCCGGCACCTATTACATGGTGGTCGAGCGGGAGAGCGATGCCGCCTCCACGCCCGGCGACTGGGGTCTGGAACTGCGCTACTCGACCGAGCCCACGACGAAGACCGCCGGGCCGAGTACGGCACCGTCGGGCTGGCCCTCCGGGTCACCGGCCGCGCCGACCGGCGCCCCGCAGCGGCGTCACGGCGGCAGCGGCTTCAACGACGCGACGGCCTTGTCCGAAGGACAGTGGAGGGACTCGATCCGGCCGGGCGAGACCCTCTTCTTCAGCGTGCCGCTCGACTGGGGCCAGCAGG
Coding sequences:
- a CDS encoding DLW-39 family protein — its product is MKKLLLVALAAIGGLLVYRQIQADRAEQDLWTEATDSVPAGSGV